A genomic window from Salvia hispanica cultivar TCC Black 2014 chromosome 5, UniMelb_Shisp_WGS_1.0, whole genome shotgun sequence includes:
- the LOC125188823 gene encoding uncharacterized protein LOC125188823 isoform X2 — MKTAHNLLEGTVSTRRPPHASENGTGGEEFADESKTRKHMSIAIRITNYLTRTGYLWPILVSAFVVVIIYSLVSRSLDFVPASSSSGISRLFFPVDAVESDFGALGVPWCRSKHGKTVEWTPKDLLLGLEEFVPIYETRPIKNNMYGMGFDHSFGLWFITRWLKPDLMIESGAFKGHSTWVLRQAMPDTPILSITPRHPEKYLKKGPAYVDGNCTYFAGKDFVDFGSMDWERVLGKHGIQDPTRVLVFFDDHQNELKRLKQAVKAGFKHLVFEDNYDTGTGDHYSLRQICDQPYIRGGGHSCFRDSDEARIRYRRRKFWEKAVDTDELCGPGEAWWGVRGYMRDDFNHSNKAITYDEHFQNSRFVESVLDVYWEVPPVAGPSLTHQTRYEPARAPSPIVKDGRFALFQRLGLTRFEPSVFNGYTQMVYVQVSELET; from the exons ATGAAGACAGCGCACAATCTGCTCGAAGGAACGGTCTCCACTCGCCGTCCGCCTCACGCCTCCGAGAACGGCACCGGAGGCGAAGAATTCGCCGATGAGTCCAAGACCCGTAAACACATGTCCATCGCAATTCGGATCACAAATTACTTGACTCGAACGGGCTACCTCTGGCCTATTCTCGTCTCGGCTTTCGTAGTCGTCATTATCTATTCTCTAGTTTCCCGCTCCCTCGATTTCGTGCCAGCGTCCTCCTCCTCCGGCATCTCGCGCCTCTTCTTCCCGGTCGATGCAGTCGAATCGGATTTCGGAGCGCTCGGCGTTCCTTGGT GCAGATCAAAACATGGAAAAACTGTGGAATGGACACCAAAGGATTTGCTCCTTGGGCTTGAGGAATTTGTGCCAATCTACGAGACCCGGCCCATCAAGAACAACATGTATGGCATGGGTTTTGATCACAGTTTTGGACTTTGGTTTATCACAAGATGGCTGAAACCAGATTTGATGATTGAGAGTGGCGCCTTTAAGGGGCATTCGACATGGGTTTTGAGGCAAGCCATGCCTGATACACCTATTTTATCTATTACACCTCGTCATCCAGAGAAGTACCTGAAGAAGGGGCCTGCTTATGTTGATGGAAACTGCACTTACTTTGCTGGGAAAGACTTTGTCGACTTTGGGAGTATGGACTGGGAACGAGTGTTGGGGAAGCATGGGATTCAAGATCCTACCCGTGTCCTTGTGTTCTTTGATGACCATCAAAATGAACTTAAAAG ATTAAAGCAAGCAGTGAAAGCTGGATTCAAACATCTAGTTTTCGAGGACAATTATGATACTGGAACTGGAGATCATTATTCCTTAAGGCAAATATGTGATCAACCGTACATTAGAG GTGGTGGGCATAGCTGCTTCAGAGATAGCGATGAAGCCAGGATAAGGTATAGAAGGAGGAAATTCTGGGAGAAAGCAGTTGATACGGACGAGTTGTGTGGACCGGGAGAAGCATGGTGGGGCGTGAGAGGCTACATGCGCGACGACTTTAACCACAGCAACAAGGCAATCACCTACGATGAGCATTTCCAGAATAGCAGATTTGTGGAGTCAGTGTTGGATGTCTACTGGGAGGTGCCCCCAGTTGCTGGCCCTTCTCTTACTCATCAGACAAGGTATGAACCCGCACGGGCGCCTAGCCCTATTGTCAAAGATGGTCGATTTGCCTTGTTTCAACGGCTGGGCTTAACACGATTCGAGCCCTCTGTGTTCAACGGGTACACTCAAATGGTGTATGTTCAGGTATCTGAACTGGAAACATAA
- the LOC125188824 gene encoding protein THYLAKOID ASSEMBLY 8, chloroplastic-like — protein MAAYANSNLALFSASSSPAGAATIRRVATVRCGPRDNRGPLLKGRILSTEAIQAIQALKRAYRSDPESLPTQALRRLIKSDLTAALKELLRQDQCAIAAVVFSVIQSEYGADLNAYSEMVVALARKGMTAEIDALVDRMEEEAAAVRGASRGLLRMVKALIGAERKESTVRIYEMMKRSGMGSTWEVDEYLGRVLSKGLRRFGEAKLADEVDSELARLYKGIFVKS, from the coding sequence ATGGCCGCCTACGCAAACTCAAACCTCGCTCTCTTCTCCGCCTCATCCTCCCCCGCCGGCGCCGCCACCATCCGCCGCGTCGCCACCGTGCGCTGCGGTCCGCGTGACAACCGCGGCCCGCTTCTGAAAGGTCGAATCCTCAGCACCGAAGCCATCCAAGCAATCCAAGCCCTAAAGCGCGCGTACCGATCCGATCCGGAGAGCCTCCCCACGCAGGCGCTCCGCCGCCTCATCAAATCCGACCTCACCGCCGCGCTGAAGGAGCTGCTCCGCCAGGACCAGTGCGCCATCGCCGCCGTGGTGTTCTCCGTCATCCAGTCCGAGTACGGCGCCGACCTCAACGCGTACTCCGAGATGGTGGTGGCGCTGGCGCGGAAGGGGATGACGGCGGAGATCGACGCGCTGGTGGATCGgatggaggaggaggcggcggcggtgcGCGGCGCGAGCAGGGGGCTGCTGAGGATGGTGAAGGCATTGATAGGCGCGGAGAGGAAGGAATCGACGGTCAGGATTTACGAGATGATGAAGAGGAGTGGGATGGGGTCCACGTGGGAGGTGGATGAGTATTTGGGGAGGGTTTTGAGCAAAGGGCTGAGGAGATTTGGGGAGGCAAAATTGGCCGATGAGGTTGATTCTGAATTAGCCAGGTTGTATAAGGGCATTTTTGTCAAATCATGA
- the LOC125188823 gene encoding uncharacterized protein LOC125188823 isoform X1, with protein MKTAHNLLEGTVSTRRPPHASENGTGGEEFADESKTRKHMSIAIRITNYLTRTGYLWPILVSAFVVVIIYSLVSRSLDFVPASSSSGISRLFFPVDAVESDFGALGVPWCRSKHGKTVEWTPKDLLLGLEEFVPIYETRPIKNNMYGMGFDHSFGLWFITRWLKPDLMIESGAFKGHSTWVLRQAMPDTPILSITPRHPEKYLKKGPAYVDGNCTYFAGKDFVDFGSMDWERVLGKHGIQDPTRVLVFFDDHQNELKRLKQAVKAGFKHLVFEDNYDTGTGDHYSLRQICDQPYIRGGGHSCFRDSDEARIRYRRRKFWEKAVDTDELCGPGEAWWGVRGYMRDDFNHSNKAITYDEHFQNSRFVESVLDVYWEVPPVAGPSLTHQTRYEPARAPSPIVKDGRFALFQRLGLTRFEPSVFNGYTQMVYVQISFQAMNTFHNIFVIEFQCRSIYLIL; from the exons ATGAAGACAGCGCACAATCTGCTCGAAGGAACGGTCTCCACTCGCCGTCCGCCTCACGCCTCCGAGAACGGCACCGGAGGCGAAGAATTCGCCGATGAGTCCAAGACCCGTAAACACATGTCCATCGCAATTCGGATCACAAATTACTTGACTCGAACGGGCTACCTCTGGCCTATTCTCGTCTCGGCTTTCGTAGTCGTCATTATCTATTCTCTAGTTTCCCGCTCCCTCGATTTCGTGCCAGCGTCCTCCTCCTCCGGCATCTCGCGCCTCTTCTTCCCGGTCGATGCAGTCGAATCGGATTTCGGAGCGCTCGGCGTTCCTTGGT GCAGATCAAAACATGGAAAAACTGTGGAATGGACACCAAAGGATTTGCTCCTTGGGCTTGAGGAATTTGTGCCAATCTACGAGACCCGGCCCATCAAGAACAACATGTATGGCATGGGTTTTGATCACAGTTTTGGACTTTGGTTTATCACAAGATGGCTGAAACCAGATTTGATGATTGAGAGTGGCGCCTTTAAGGGGCATTCGACATGGGTTTTGAGGCAAGCCATGCCTGATACACCTATTTTATCTATTACACCTCGTCATCCAGAGAAGTACCTGAAGAAGGGGCCTGCTTATGTTGATGGAAACTGCACTTACTTTGCTGGGAAAGACTTTGTCGACTTTGGGAGTATGGACTGGGAACGAGTGTTGGGGAAGCATGGGATTCAAGATCCTACCCGTGTCCTTGTGTTCTTTGATGACCATCAAAATGAACTTAAAAG ATTAAAGCAAGCAGTGAAAGCTGGATTCAAACATCTAGTTTTCGAGGACAATTATGATACTGGAACTGGAGATCATTATTCCTTAAGGCAAATATGTGATCAACCGTACATTAGAG GTGGTGGGCATAGCTGCTTCAGAGATAGCGATGAAGCCAGGATAAGGTATAGAAGGAGGAAATTCTGGGAGAAAGCAGTTGATACGGACGAGTTGTGTGGACCGGGAGAAGCATGGTGGGGCGTGAGAGGCTACATGCGCGACGACTTTAACCACAGCAACAAGGCAATCACCTACGATGAGCATTTCCAGAATAGCAGATTTGTGGAGTCAGTGTTGGATGTCTACTGGGAGGTGCCCCCAGTTGCTGGCCCTTCTCTTACTCATCAGACAAGGTATGAACCCGCACGGGCGCCTAGCCCTATTGTCAAAGATGGTCGATTTGCCTTGTTTCAACGGCTGGGCTTAACACGATTCGAGCCCTCTGTGTTCAACGGGTACACTCAAATGGTGTATGTTCAG ATTAGTTTTCAGGCTATGAATACCTTCCACAATATATTTGTTATAGAATTTCAGTGCCgtagtatttatttgatcCTCTAG